One Gossypium hirsutum isolate 1008001.06 chromosome A11, Gossypium_hirsutum_v2.1, whole genome shotgun sequence genomic window carries:
- the LOC107951654 gene encoding transcription factor TGA1 isoform X4 — protein sequence MPFSNLPLLVYIYQIWEEEGIEAIETWNVGEQQELEGDEESKLSIALDINSTCAKVAFFIISKSMNSPTPQFVPSRLGIYEPIHQIGIWGENFKSNGNPNTSTSVIVEVDNKLENESETTSHEMLTASKNYEQEASKPIDKIQRRLAQNREAARKSRLRKKAYVQQLENSRLKLIQLEQELQRARQQGLYMGGVLEGSHIGFSGTVNSGIAAFEMEYGRWVDVQHRQICELRTALNAHISDIELRILVESGIGHYFELFRMKSTVAKADVFYVISGVWKTSAERFFSWIGGFRPSELLKLDPLTEQQILEVCNLKQSCQQAEDALSQGMEKLQETVSSTVAGGPVDEVSYIPQVATAMEKLEALVSFVNQADHLRQETLQQMSRILTTCQAARGLLALGEYFHRLRALSTLWATRPPEPSLP from the exons AGTCTAAGCTCTCAATTGCCTTAGACATCAATTCAACTTGTGCAAAAGTTGCCTTCTTTATCATTTCAAAAAGCATGAACTCTCCGACCCCCCAATTTGTACCTTCAAGGTTGGGTATCTATGAGCCTATCCACCAAATTGGCATATGGGGAGAAAATTTTAAGAGTAATGGCAATCCAAATACATCTACATCTGTGATTGTCGAAGTGGATAATAAGCTAGAGAATGAG TCCGAGACTACTTCACATGAAATGCTAACAGCTTCTAAAAACTATGAGCAAGAGGCAAGTAAACCTATTGATAAG ATACAAAGACGTCTAGCACAAAACCGTGAGGCTGCTCGTAAAAGTAGGTTGCGGAAAAAG GCATATGTTCAACAGTTAGAAAATAGTCGTCTAAAGTTGATTCAATTGGAGCAAGAGCTTCAACGAGCGAGGCAACAG GGTCTTTATATGGGCGGTGTGTTAGAAGGAAGTCATATTGGATTCTCTGGAACAGTAAACTCAG GGATTGCTGCATTTGAGATGGAATACGGACGTTGGGTGGATGTACAACACAGACAAATATGTGAACTGAGGACTGCTTTGAATGCCCATATAAGTGATATAGAGCTTCGCATACTTGTGGAAAGTGGTATTGGCCACTATTTTGAACTTTTTCGCATGAAATCAACAGTCGCAAAGGCTGATGTTTTCTATGTGATATCTGGTGTGTGGAAAACATCAGCAGAGCGATTTTTCTCATGGATTGGAGGGTTTCGCCCTTCAGAACTTCTTAAG CTTGACCCCTTGACAGAACAACAAATTTTGGAAGTTTGTAACCTGAAACAATCTTGTCAGCAAGCTGAAGACGCCCTTTCGCAAGGTATGGAGAAACTCCAGGAAACTGTGTCTTCCACCGTGGCAGGTGGTCCAGTGGACGAAGTTAGTTACATTCCTCAAGTGGCTACTGCAATGGAGAAGTTAGAAGCTTTAGTCAGCTTTGTGAACCAG GCTGATCACCTTCGGCAGGAAACGCTACAGCAGATGTCTCGCATCCTGACAACTTGTCAGGCAGCTCGAGGCTTACTTGCTTTAGGAGAATACTTCCACCGTCTTCGAGCTTTGAGTACACTATGGGCTACCCGTCCTCCTGAACCTTCCTTGCCTTAA
- the LOC107951654 gene encoding transcription factor TGA1 isoform X6, giving the protein MNSPTPQFVPSRLGIYEPIHQIGIWGENFKSNGNPNTSTSVIVEVDNKLENESETTSHEMLTASKNYEQEASKPIDKIQRRLAQNREAARKSRLRKKAYVQQLENSRLKLIQLEQELQRARQQGLYMGGVLEGSHIGFSGTVNSEDSVGIAAFEMEYGRWVDVQHRQICELRTALNAHISDIELRILVESGIGHYFELFRMKSTVAKADVFYVISGVWKTSAERFFSWIGGFRPSELLKVLVPQLDPLTEQQILEVCNLKQSCQQAEDALSQGMEKLQETVSSTVAGGPVDEVSYIPQVATAMEKLEALVSFVNQADHLRQETLQQMSRILTTCQAARGLLALGEYFHRLRALSTLWATRPPEPSLP; this is encoded by the exons ATGAACTCTCCGACCCCCCAATTTGTACCTTCAAGGTTGGGTATCTATGAGCCTATCCACCAAATTGGCATATGGGGAGAAAATTTTAAGAGTAATGGCAATCCAAATACATCTACATCTGTGATTGTCGAAGTGGATAATAAGCTAGAGAATGAG TCCGAGACTACTTCACATGAAATGCTAACAGCTTCTAAAAACTATGAGCAAGAGGCAAGTAAACCTATTGATAAG ATACAAAGACGTCTAGCACAAAACCGTGAGGCTGCTCGTAAAAGTAGGTTGCGGAAAAAG GCATATGTTCAACAGTTAGAAAATAGTCGTCTAAAGTTGATTCAATTGGAGCAAGAGCTTCAACGAGCGAGGCAACAG GGTCTTTATATGGGCGGTGTGTTAGAAGGAAGTCATATTGGATTCTCTGGAACAGTAAACTCAG AGGATTCTGTAGGGATTGCTGCATTTGAGATGGAATACGGACGTTGGGTGGATGTACAACACAGACAAATATGTGAACTGAGGACTGCTTTGAATGCCCATATAAGTGATATAGAGCTTCGCATACTTGTGGAAAGTGGTATTGGCCACTATTTTGAACTTTTTCGCATGAAATCAACAGTCGCAAAGGCTGATGTTTTCTATGTGATATCTGGTGTGTGGAAAACATCAGCAGAGCGATTTTTCTCATGGATTGGAGGGTTTCGCCCTTCAGAACTTCTTAAG GTGTTGGTGCCTCAGCTTGACCCCTTGACAGAACAACAAATTTTGGAAGTTTGTAACCTGAAACAATCTTGTCAGCAAGCTGAAGACGCCCTTTCGCAAGGTATGGAGAAACTCCAGGAAACTGTGTCTTCCACCGTGGCAGGTGGTCCAGTGGACGAAGTTAGTTACATTCCTCAAGTGGCTACTGCAATGGAGAAGTTAGAAGCTTTAGTCAGCTTTGTGAACCAG GCTGATCACCTTCGGCAGGAAACGCTACAGCAGATGTCTCGCATCCTGACAACTTGTCAGGCAGCTCGAGGCTTACTTGCTTTAGGAGAATACTTCCACCGTCTTCGAGCTTTGAGTACACTATGGGCTACCCGTCCTCCTGAACCTTCCTTGCCTTAA
- the LOC107951654 gene encoding transcription factor TGA1 isoform X3, translated as MPFSNLPLLVYIYQIWEEEGIEAIETWNVGEQQELEGDEESKLSIALDINSTCAKVAFFIISKSMNSPTPQFVPSRLGIYEPIHQIGIWGENFKSNGNPNTSTSVIVEVDNKLENESETTSHEMLTASKNYEQEASKPIDKIQRRLAQNREAARKSRLRKKAYVQQLENSRLKLIQLEQELQRARQQGLYMGGVLEGSHIGFSGTVNSEDSVGIAAFEMEYGRWVDVQHRQICELRTALNAHISDIELRILVESGIGHYFELFRMKSTVAKADVFYVISGVWKTSAERFFSWIGGFRPSELLKLDPLTEQQILEVCNLKQSCQQAEDALSQGMEKLQETVSSTVAGGPVDEVSYIPQVATAMEKLEALVSFVNQADHLRQETLQQMSRILTTCQAARGLLALGEYFHRLRALSTLWATRPPEPSLP; from the exons AGTCTAAGCTCTCAATTGCCTTAGACATCAATTCAACTTGTGCAAAAGTTGCCTTCTTTATCATTTCAAAAAGCATGAACTCTCCGACCCCCCAATTTGTACCTTCAAGGTTGGGTATCTATGAGCCTATCCACCAAATTGGCATATGGGGAGAAAATTTTAAGAGTAATGGCAATCCAAATACATCTACATCTGTGATTGTCGAAGTGGATAATAAGCTAGAGAATGAG TCCGAGACTACTTCACATGAAATGCTAACAGCTTCTAAAAACTATGAGCAAGAGGCAAGTAAACCTATTGATAAG ATACAAAGACGTCTAGCACAAAACCGTGAGGCTGCTCGTAAAAGTAGGTTGCGGAAAAAG GCATATGTTCAACAGTTAGAAAATAGTCGTCTAAAGTTGATTCAATTGGAGCAAGAGCTTCAACGAGCGAGGCAACAG GGTCTTTATATGGGCGGTGTGTTAGAAGGAAGTCATATTGGATTCTCTGGAACAGTAAACTCAG AGGATTCTGTAGGGATTGCTGCATTTGAGATGGAATACGGACGTTGGGTGGATGTACAACACAGACAAATATGTGAACTGAGGACTGCTTTGAATGCCCATATAAGTGATATAGAGCTTCGCATACTTGTGGAAAGTGGTATTGGCCACTATTTTGAACTTTTTCGCATGAAATCAACAGTCGCAAAGGCTGATGTTTTCTATGTGATATCTGGTGTGTGGAAAACATCAGCAGAGCGATTTTTCTCATGGATTGGAGGGTTTCGCCCTTCAGAACTTCTTAAG CTTGACCCCTTGACAGAACAACAAATTTTGGAAGTTTGTAACCTGAAACAATCTTGTCAGCAAGCTGAAGACGCCCTTTCGCAAGGTATGGAGAAACTCCAGGAAACTGTGTCTTCCACCGTGGCAGGTGGTCCAGTGGACGAAGTTAGTTACATTCCTCAAGTGGCTACTGCAATGGAGAAGTTAGAAGCTTTAGTCAGCTTTGTGAACCAG GCTGATCACCTTCGGCAGGAAACGCTACAGCAGATGTCTCGCATCCTGACAACTTGTCAGGCAGCTCGAGGCTTACTTGCTTTAGGAGAATACTTCCACCGTCTTCGAGCTTTGAGTACACTATGGGCTACCCGTCCTCCTGAACCTTCCTTGCCTTAA
- the LOC107951657 gene encoding transcription elongation factor SPT6 homolog isoform X2 gives MDDEEEEEDKNDQVLKSKKMKKKKRKRRSVKDPVLYDDDGELVQENKISGICQFPKETEMVKRLKRAGKRTKVVEKSGSSDDEGLLFDDIFGEEKASFCGQNYEMSDFIVSEEKSYGEASSLRWLKMNKKKMEQVVTICLSALDDKVPITDDANQTLNHRKQVQASKVNLDNSSEFEPFFLANKYTTERDGLIRQTNTPERMQVYFVAFNPLRTGERSVEVSVLLNKIKKEDIMRFLELHHVKKFDVPFIAMYRKEQCLSLLDDFEKNEAENEDNDDVEQAGQLKWHKVLWIIKELDMWLLL, from the exons ATggatgatgaagaggaggaggaagaCAAAAATGATCAAGTTTTGAAAAgcaagaagatgaaaaagaaaaagaggaaaag GAGATCAGTGAAGGATCCTGTTCTGtatgatgatgatggtgaattGGTTCAAGAAAACAAAATTTCAGGAATTTGTCAATTTCCAAAA GAAACTGAAATGGTTAAGCGGCTTAAAAGGGCTGGAAAACGTACTAAGGTGGTTGAGAAATCTGGTTCTTCTGATGATGAGG GCCTGCTATTTGATGATATATTCGGAGAAGAGAAAGCTTCATTCTGTGGTCAAAACTATGAGATGAGTGATTTTATTGTGAGTGAGGAAAAATCTTATGGAGAGGCGTCATCTCTAAG GTGGTTAAAGATGAACAAAAAGAAGATGGAGCAAGTCGTAACCATTTGTTTGTCTGCCTTAGATGACAAGGTTCCTATTACTGATGATGCTAACCAGACCCTGAATCATCGAAAGCAAGTTCAAGCTTCAAAAGTGAACCTGGATAATTCTAGTGAGTTTGAGCCCTTTTTTCTAGCCAACAAGTATACAACTGAGAGGGATGGTCTTATCAGGCAGACTAACACCCCAGAGAGGATGCAGGTATATTTTGTTGCATTCAATCCCCTAAG AACTGGAGAAAGATCTGTAGAGGTATCTGTTCTACTGAACAAAATTAAGAAGGAAGATATTATGAGGTTCCTGGAATTACATCATGTGAAGAAGTTTGAT GTTCCATTTATTGCCATGTATCGGAAGGAGCAATGTCTGAGTCTGCTGGatgattttgagaaaaatgaGGCTGAGAatgaagataatgatgatgttgaacaAGCAGGGCAATTGAAGTGGCATAAG GTACTTTGGATTATAAAAGAATTAGACATGTGGTTGCTCCTTTAG
- the LOC107951657 gene encoding transcription elongation factor SPT6 homolog isoform X1: MDDEEEEEDKNDQVLKSKKMKKKKRKRRSVKDPVLYDDDGELVQENKISGICQFPKETEMVKRLKRAGKRTKVVEKSGSSDDEGLLFDDIFGEEKASFCGQNYEMSDFIVSEEKSYGEASSLRWLKMNKKKMEQVVTICLSALDDKVPITDDANQTLNHRKQVQASKVNLDNSSEFEPFFLANKYTTERDGLIRQTNTPERMQVYFVAFNPLRTGERSVEVSVLLNKIKKEDIMRFLELHHVKKFDVPFIAMYRKEQCLSLLDDFEKNEAENEDNDDVEQAGQLKWHKVSFLLNFCLCAKSREWLRCLNQWQSHNNGLYTVMLY, encoded by the exons ATggatgatgaagaggaggaggaagaCAAAAATGATCAAGTTTTGAAAAgcaagaagatgaaaaagaaaaagaggaaaag GAGATCAGTGAAGGATCCTGTTCTGtatgatgatgatggtgaattGGTTCAAGAAAACAAAATTTCAGGAATTTGTCAATTTCCAAAA GAAACTGAAATGGTTAAGCGGCTTAAAAGGGCTGGAAAACGTACTAAGGTGGTTGAGAAATCTGGTTCTTCTGATGATGAGG GCCTGCTATTTGATGATATATTCGGAGAAGAGAAAGCTTCATTCTGTGGTCAAAACTATGAGATGAGTGATTTTATTGTGAGTGAGGAAAAATCTTATGGAGAGGCGTCATCTCTAAG GTGGTTAAAGATGAACAAAAAGAAGATGGAGCAAGTCGTAACCATTTGTTTGTCTGCCTTAGATGACAAGGTTCCTATTACTGATGATGCTAACCAGACCCTGAATCATCGAAAGCAAGTTCAAGCTTCAAAAGTGAACCTGGATAATTCTAGTGAGTTTGAGCCCTTTTTTCTAGCCAACAAGTATACAACTGAGAGGGATGGTCTTATCAGGCAGACTAACACCCCAGAGAGGATGCAGGTATATTTTGTTGCATTCAATCCCCTAAG AACTGGAGAAAGATCTGTAGAGGTATCTGTTCTACTGAACAAAATTAAGAAGGAAGATATTATGAGGTTCCTGGAATTACATCATGTGAAGAAGTTTGAT GTTCCATTTATTGCCATGTATCGGAAGGAGCAATGTCTGAGTCTGCTGGatgattttgagaaaaatgaGGCTGAGAatgaagataatgatgatgttgaacaAGCAGGGCAATTGAAGTGGCATAAGGtaagttttttattaaatttttgctTATGTGCCAAGAGTCGAGAGTGGCTCAGATGCCTTAATCAATGGCAGAGCCATAATAATGGTCTCTATACTGTGATGTTATACTGA
- the LOC107951654 gene encoding transcription factor TGA1 isoform X5, producing MLQPNLKEEEGIEAIETWNVGEQQELEGDEESKLSIALDINSTCAKVAFFIISKSMNSPTPQFVPSRLGIYEPIHQIGIWGENFKSNGNPNTSTSVIVEVDNKLENESETTSHEMLTASKNYEQEASKPIDKIQRRLAQNREAARKSRLRKKAYVQQLENSRLKLIQLEQELQRARQQGLYMGGVLEGSHIGFSGTVNSEDSVGIAAFEMEYGRWVDVQHRQICELRTALNAHISDIELRILVESGIGHYFELFRMKSTVAKADVFYVISGVWKTSAERFFSWIGGFRPSELLKVLVPQLDPLTEQQILEVCNLKQSCQQAEDALSQGMEKLQETVSSTVAGGPVDEVSYIPQVATAMEKLEALVSFVNQADHLRQETLQQMSRILTTCQAARGLLALGEYFHRLRALSTLWATRPPEPSLP from the exons AGTCTAAGCTCTCAATTGCCTTAGACATCAATTCAACTTGTGCAAAAGTTGCCTTCTTTATCATTTCAAAAAGCATGAACTCTCCGACCCCCCAATTTGTACCTTCAAGGTTGGGTATCTATGAGCCTATCCACCAAATTGGCATATGGGGAGAAAATTTTAAGAGTAATGGCAATCCAAATACATCTACATCTGTGATTGTCGAAGTGGATAATAAGCTAGAGAATGAG TCCGAGACTACTTCACATGAAATGCTAACAGCTTCTAAAAACTATGAGCAAGAGGCAAGTAAACCTATTGATAAG ATACAAAGACGTCTAGCACAAAACCGTGAGGCTGCTCGTAAAAGTAGGTTGCGGAAAAAG GCATATGTTCAACAGTTAGAAAATAGTCGTCTAAAGTTGATTCAATTGGAGCAAGAGCTTCAACGAGCGAGGCAACAG GGTCTTTATATGGGCGGTGTGTTAGAAGGAAGTCATATTGGATTCTCTGGAACAGTAAACTCAG AGGATTCTGTAGGGATTGCTGCATTTGAGATGGAATACGGACGTTGGGTGGATGTACAACACAGACAAATATGTGAACTGAGGACTGCTTTGAATGCCCATATAAGTGATATAGAGCTTCGCATACTTGTGGAAAGTGGTATTGGCCACTATTTTGAACTTTTTCGCATGAAATCAACAGTCGCAAAGGCTGATGTTTTCTATGTGATATCTGGTGTGTGGAAAACATCAGCAGAGCGATTTTTCTCATGGATTGGAGGGTTTCGCCCTTCAGAACTTCTTAAG GTGTTGGTGCCTCAGCTTGACCCCTTGACAGAACAACAAATTTTGGAAGTTTGTAACCTGAAACAATCTTGTCAGCAAGCTGAAGACGCCCTTTCGCAAGGTATGGAGAAACTCCAGGAAACTGTGTCTTCCACCGTGGCAGGTGGTCCAGTGGACGAAGTTAGTTACATTCCTCAAGTGGCTACTGCAATGGAGAAGTTAGAAGCTTTAGTCAGCTTTGTGAACCAG GCTGATCACCTTCGGCAGGAAACGCTACAGCAGATGTCTCGCATCCTGACAACTTGTCAGGCAGCTCGAGGCTTACTTGCTTTAGGAGAATACTTCCACCGTCTTCGAGCTTTGAGTACACTATGGGCTACCCGTCCTCCTGAACCTTCCTTGCCTTAA
- the LOC107951654 gene encoding transcription factor TGA1 isoform X2, which translates to MPFSNLPLLVYIYQIWEEEGIEAIETWNVGEQQELEGDEESKLSIALDINSTCAKVAFFIISKSMNSPTPQFVPSRLGIYEPIHQIGIWGENFKSNGNPNTSTSVIVEVDNKLENESETTSHEMLTASKNYEQEASKPIDKIQRRLAQNREAARKSRLRKKAYVQQLENSRLKLIQLEQELQRARQQGLYMGGVLEGSHIGFSGTVNSGIAAFEMEYGRWVDVQHRQICELRTALNAHISDIELRILVESGIGHYFELFRMKSTVAKADVFYVISGVWKTSAERFFSWIGGFRPSELLKVLVPQLDPLTEQQILEVCNLKQSCQQAEDALSQGMEKLQETVSSTVAGGPVDEVSYIPQVATAMEKLEALVSFVNQADHLRQETLQQMSRILTTCQAARGLLALGEYFHRLRALSTLWATRPPEPSLP; encoded by the exons AGTCTAAGCTCTCAATTGCCTTAGACATCAATTCAACTTGTGCAAAAGTTGCCTTCTTTATCATTTCAAAAAGCATGAACTCTCCGACCCCCCAATTTGTACCTTCAAGGTTGGGTATCTATGAGCCTATCCACCAAATTGGCATATGGGGAGAAAATTTTAAGAGTAATGGCAATCCAAATACATCTACATCTGTGATTGTCGAAGTGGATAATAAGCTAGAGAATGAG TCCGAGACTACTTCACATGAAATGCTAACAGCTTCTAAAAACTATGAGCAAGAGGCAAGTAAACCTATTGATAAG ATACAAAGACGTCTAGCACAAAACCGTGAGGCTGCTCGTAAAAGTAGGTTGCGGAAAAAG GCATATGTTCAACAGTTAGAAAATAGTCGTCTAAAGTTGATTCAATTGGAGCAAGAGCTTCAACGAGCGAGGCAACAG GGTCTTTATATGGGCGGTGTGTTAGAAGGAAGTCATATTGGATTCTCTGGAACAGTAAACTCAG GGATTGCTGCATTTGAGATGGAATACGGACGTTGGGTGGATGTACAACACAGACAAATATGTGAACTGAGGACTGCTTTGAATGCCCATATAAGTGATATAGAGCTTCGCATACTTGTGGAAAGTGGTATTGGCCACTATTTTGAACTTTTTCGCATGAAATCAACAGTCGCAAAGGCTGATGTTTTCTATGTGATATCTGGTGTGTGGAAAACATCAGCAGAGCGATTTTTCTCATGGATTGGAGGGTTTCGCCCTTCAGAACTTCTTAAG GTGTTGGTGCCTCAGCTTGACCCCTTGACAGAACAACAAATTTTGGAAGTTTGTAACCTGAAACAATCTTGTCAGCAAGCTGAAGACGCCCTTTCGCAAGGTATGGAGAAACTCCAGGAAACTGTGTCTTCCACCGTGGCAGGTGGTCCAGTGGACGAAGTTAGTTACATTCCTCAAGTGGCTACTGCAATGGAGAAGTTAGAAGCTTTAGTCAGCTTTGTGAACCAG GCTGATCACCTTCGGCAGGAAACGCTACAGCAGATGTCTCGCATCCTGACAACTTGTCAGGCAGCTCGAGGCTTACTTGCTTTAGGAGAATACTTCCACCGTCTTCGAGCTTTGAGTACACTATGGGCTACCCGTCCTCCTGAACCTTCCTTGCCTTAA
- the LOC107951654 gene encoding transcription factor TGA1 isoform X1: MPFSNLPLLVYIYQIWEEEGIEAIETWNVGEQQELEGDEESKLSIALDINSTCAKVAFFIISKSMNSPTPQFVPSRLGIYEPIHQIGIWGENFKSNGNPNTSTSVIVEVDNKLENESETTSHEMLTASKNYEQEASKPIDKIQRRLAQNREAARKSRLRKKAYVQQLENSRLKLIQLEQELQRARQQGLYMGGVLEGSHIGFSGTVNSEDSVGIAAFEMEYGRWVDVQHRQICELRTALNAHISDIELRILVESGIGHYFELFRMKSTVAKADVFYVISGVWKTSAERFFSWIGGFRPSELLKVLVPQLDPLTEQQILEVCNLKQSCQQAEDALSQGMEKLQETVSSTVAGGPVDEVSYIPQVATAMEKLEALVSFVNQADHLRQETLQQMSRILTTCQAARGLLALGEYFHRLRALSTLWATRPPEPSLP; this comes from the exons AGTCTAAGCTCTCAATTGCCTTAGACATCAATTCAACTTGTGCAAAAGTTGCCTTCTTTATCATTTCAAAAAGCATGAACTCTCCGACCCCCCAATTTGTACCTTCAAGGTTGGGTATCTATGAGCCTATCCACCAAATTGGCATATGGGGAGAAAATTTTAAGAGTAATGGCAATCCAAATACATCTACATCTGTGATTGTCGAAGTGGATAATAAGCTAGAGAATGAG TCCGAGACTACTTCACATGAAATGCTAACAGCTTCTAAAAACTATGAGCAAGAGGCAAGTAAACCTATTGATAAG ATACAAAGACGTCTAGCACAAAACCGTGAGGCTGCTCGTAAAAGTAGGTTGCGGAAAAAG GCATATGTTCAACAGTTAGAAAATAGTCGTCTAAAGTTGATTCAATTGGAGCAAGAGCTTCAACGAGCGAGGCAACAG GGTCTTTATATGGGCGGTGTGTTAGAAGGAAGTCATATTGGATTCTCTGGAACAGTAAACTCAG AGGATTCTGTAGGGATTGCTGCATTTGAGATGGAATACGGACGTTGGGTGGATGTACAACACAGACAAATATGTGAACTGAGGACTGCTTTGAATGCCCATATAAGTGATATAGAGCTTCGCATACTTGTGGAAAGTGGTATTGGCCACTATTTTGAACTTTTTCGCATGAAATCAACAGTCGCAAAGGCTGATGTTTTCTATGTGATATCTGGTGTGTGGAAAACATCAGCAGAGCGATTTTTCTCATGGATTGGAGGGTTTCGCCCTTCAGAACTTCTTAAG GTGTTGGTGCCTCAGCTTGACCCCTTGACAGAACAACAAATTTTGGAAGTTTGTAACCTGAAACAATCTTGTCAGCAAGCTGAAGACGCCCTTTCGCAAGGTATGGAGAAACTCCAGGAAACTGTGTCTTCCACCGTGGCAGGTGGTCCAGTGGACGAAGTTAGTTACATTCCTCAAGTGGCTACTGCAATGGAGAAGTTAGAAGCTTTAGTCAGCTTTGTGAACCAG GCTGATCACCTTCGGCAGGAAACGCTACAGCAGATGTCTCGCATCCTGACAACTTGTCAGGCAGCTCGAGGCTTACTTGCTTTAGGAGAATACTTCCACCGTCTTCGAGCTTTGAGTACACTATGGGCTACCCGTCCTCCTGAACCTTCCTTGCCTTAA